Proteins encoded by one window of Chondromyces crocatus:
- a CDS encoding radical SAM protein, translating into MANHLAGVASTIGGPVKALIKVGYACNENCTFCHTAELREMNDSAERVEWKIDRAKRLGYSMVVLSGGEPTIRPELLRWAHRVAGLGLDFGLVTNGLLLSYPHVVDELIERCRLRYVYMSIHGGASKVHNSVVRADTFQKAVGALQNLAGRVPDLTANCVVTRANVKHLRGLVDRLIALPDLCLKFSMTQPKGAADRAYDVLAPDVSVCAEAVKDAIEYGVAQAAPGTLRFAHDGIPFCLLPGLEHLYDDLKTHRFASMIEADEDDFVPVDDVAKVHPEKCADCSLRGACPGLYRGYHEARGDEALRPVVDQPRANSYHFVPERDLLRPPGAPCPVRRDGVRPYDRGRTLFLRLKDRMRLFRTGTRDFADTELLAVKEDLGQLYVDVSSKLAPDDFARDLRKLRVSAECEACPRRPECTGCWEAVREDVFTRDDALVLERLRALRGRVLDLGCGEGPYLDVLAAQAREGAIEYVGVDPDEGRLAVLASRFPFGRFVAAPAEALPDDLGEFDHVLVLRSWNHLIDPGGVLDRVLERLRPGGTLMVVDNVAFGLVRSRVHAARAEAAPVNRFEHYRNDGADEAARRLAGRPLTLLSRRAVGPETSNQWMLCYQRIAAEEGRP; encoded by the coding sequence TTGGCGAATCACCTCGCCGGGGTAGCATCGACGATCGGTGGTCCGGTGAAGGCGCTCATCAAGGTCGGCTACGCGTGCAACGAGAACTGCACGTTCTGCCACACCGCCGAGCTGCGCGAGATGAACGACTCCGCCGAGCGGGTGGAGTGGAAGATCGATCGCGCGAAGCGCCTCGGGTACAGCATGGTGGTCCTCTCCGGGGGCGAGCCGACGATCCGGCCGGAGCTGCTCCGCTGGGCGCACCGCGTGGCGGGCCTCGGGCTCGATTTCGGGCTGGTGACCAACGGGCTCTTGCTCTCGTACCCGCACGTGGTCGACGAGCTGATCGAGCGCTGCCGGCTGCGGTACGTGTACATGTCGATCCACGGGGGGGCGTCGAAGGTCCACAACTCCGTGGTCCGGGCCGACACGTTCCAGAAGGCGGTGGGGGCGCTCCAGAACCTCGCCGGCCGTGTCCCGGATCTGACGGCGAACTGCGTGGTCACCCGGGCGAACGTGAAGCACCTGCGGGGCCTCGTCGATCGGCTGATCGCGCTGCCGGACCTGTGCTTGAAGTTCTCGATGACCCAGCCGAAGGGGGCGGCGGACCGGGCGTACGACGTGCTCGCGCCGGATGTCTCGGTGTGCGCGGAGGCGGTGAAGGACGCGATCGAGTACGGGGTTGCGCAGGCCGCGCCAGGGACGCTGCGGTTCGCGCACGACGGGATCCCGTTCTGCCTGCTGCCAGGGCTGGAGCACCTGTACGACGACCTGAAGACGCACCGCTTCGCGTCGATGATCGAGGCCGACGAGGACGACTTCGTGCCCGTCGACGACGTGGCCAAGGTCCACCCGGAGAAGTGCGCGGACTGCTCGCTGCGCGGGGCCTGTCCGGGGCTGTACCGGGGCTATCACGAGGCCCGAGGGGACGAGGCGCTGCGGCCGGTCGTGGACCAGCCCCGCGCGAACTCGTACCACTTCGTGCCGGAGCGTGATCTGCTGCGACCTCCCGGGGCGCCGTGCCCCGTCCGAAGGGACGGCGTCCGGCCCTACGATCGAGGGCGTACGCTCTTCCTGCGGTTGAAGGACCGGATGCGCCTCTTCCGGACCGGGACGCGCGATTTCGCGGACACGGAGCTGCTCGCGGTGAAGGAGGACCTGGGGCAGCTCTACGTGGACGTCTCGTCCAAGCTGGCGCCGGATGATTTCGCTCGGGATCTGCGCAAGCTGCGCGTCTCCGCCGAGTGCGAGGCCTGCCCCCGTCGGCCCGAGTGCACCGGGTGCTGGGAGGCGGTGCGCGAGGATGTGTTCACGCGGGATGACGCGCTGGTCCTGGAGCGGTTGCGGGCGCTGCGGGGGCGGGTGCTGGATCTCGGCTGCGGCGAGGGGCCGTACCTCGACGTGCTCGCGGCGCAGGCGCGGGAGGGGGCCATCGAGTACGTGGGCGTGGATCCGGACGAGGGGCGCCTCGCGGTGCTCGCGTCACGCTTTCCCTTCGGTCGCTTCGTGGCGGCCCCGGCAGAGGCGCTGCCCGACGATCTCGGGGAGTTCGACCACGTCCTGGTGCTGCGGAGCTGGAACCACCTGATCGATCCCGGGGGGGTGCTGGACCGGGTCCTCGAGCGGCTGCGGCCCGGGGGCACGCTGATGGTGGTCGACAACGTGGCGTTCGGGCTCGTGCGCAGTCGCGTCCACGCCGCCCGCGCCGAGGCCGCCCCGGTGAACCGCTTCGAGCACTACCGCAACGACGGCGCGGACGAGGCAGCACGACGCCTCGCCGGGCGCCCGCTCACGCTTCTCTCTCGCCGGGCCGTCGGTCCGGAGACGTCGAACCAGTGGATGCTCTGCTACCAGCGCATCGCCGCCGAGGAAGGCCGCCCGTGA
- a CDS encoding adenylosuccinate synthetase — translation MAKRIIVLSGPVASGKTTLGDALIARYGFERLKTRDLIRSSSKTAEERAALQEAGEALDRETDGKWVAQELSRVLSGPSRDATVIVDAVRIEKQIEAIREIFGLHVIHVHVRAPGEVLANRYAQRRGRVAELASYDDVRANATERDVESLASIADVVIDTARCSEHDVVVRVASHLGLYGRGIERLVDVVVGGQFGSEGKGHIVSYLAPAYDLLVRVGGPNAGHTVYERPKPYTFHLLPSGTRHGSAQLLLGPGAVIHTETLRKEIEECQVMPGRLFIDPQAMVIDSHDSALEAQMLTGAIGSTGQGVGVATSRKVLRTAAAPAVQLARDVLALQPYLRSAREVLDDAFSEGRKILLEGTQGTGLSLHHGAYPYVTSRDTTVSGCLAEAGIAPSRVRKIIMACRAYPIRVQNPQGGSSGPLAGEIGWDEVARRSGLDAEELRSIEKTSTTRRDRRVGEFDWSLLRGAVSLNGPTDIALTFVDYIDRENKKARRFEQLTPETIRFVEEIERVASAPVSLITTRFDVRSIIDRRSW, via the coding sequence ATGGCGAAGCGAATCATTGTGTTATCGGGTCCTGTGGCATCGGGGAAGACCACCTTGGGAGATGCCCTGATCGCGCGCTATGGTTTCGAGCGGCTGAAAACTCGCGATCTCATACGTTCGTCGTCGAAGACTGCGGAGGAGAGAGCCGCGCTCCAGGAGGCGGGGGAGGCTCTCGATCGAGAGACGGATGGAAAGTGGGTCGCTCAGGAACTCTCCAGAGTGCTCTCGGGGCCATCCCGCGATGCAACCGTCATTGTAGATGCCGTTCGCATCGAGAAGCAGATCGAGGCGATTCGCGAAATCTTCGGCCTGCATGTCATCCACGTGCACGTCAGAGCCCCAGGAGAGGTGCTTGCCAACCGCTATGCGCAACGAAGGGGGCGTGTCGCCGAGCTGGCGTCGTATGACGATGTGCGGGCGAACGCAACGGAGCGTGATGTGGAGAGCCTTGCGAGTATCGCCGATGTCGTCATCGACACTGCGCGTTGCTCCGAACATGACGTCGTCGTGCGTGTCGCGAGTCATCTGGGGCTTTACGGCCGCGGAATCGAGCGGCTCGTGGACGTGGTCGTCGGTGGTCAGTTTGGTAGCGAGGGCAAAGGGCACATCGTGTCGTACCTCGCACCGGCCTATGACCTGTTGGTTCGGGTCGGCGGACCGAATGCGGGTCATACCGTTTACGAGCGGCCGAAGCCCTACACATTTCATCTCCTTCCCTCCGGGACCCGACATGGCTCTGCCCAGCTACTGCTCGGACCGGGGGCGGTGATTCATACCGAGACGTTGCGCAAGGAAATCGAGGAGTGTCAGGTCATGCCGGGCCGGCTTTTCATCGATCCCCAGGCCATGGTCATCGACTCTCACGACTCTGCGCTCGAGGCGCAGATGCTCACGGGGGCCATCGGTTCGACAGGGCAAGGGGTCGGCGTTGCAACTTCGCGAAAGGTCTTGCGGACAGCAGCAGCGCCTGCAGTTCAACTCGCTCGGGATGTCCTGGCCCTGCAGCCCTATCTCCGATCTGCACGGGAGGTACTGGATGATGCCTTTTCCGAAGGGCGAAAGATCTTGCTGGAAGGAACTCAGGGGACAGGGTTGAGCCTCCACCATGGCGCGTATCCGTATGTCACCTCTCGTGACACCACGGTGAGCGGCTGCCTGGCGGAAGCAGGGATTGCTCCCAGCCGGGTCCGCAAGATCATCATGGCGTGTCGCGCCTATCCGATCCGGGTTCAGAACCCACAAGGAGGCTCTTCGGGTCCTCTGGCTGGAGAAATCGGCTGGGATGAAGTGGCGAGGCGCTCGGGCTTGGATGCCGAGGAGCTACGGAGCATCGAGAAGACTTCCACCACGCGACGTGATCGACGGGTCGGAGAGTTCGATTGGTCTCTGCTGCGAGGTGCGGTGAGCTTGAATGGGCCGACTGACATCGCTTTGACCTTCGTGGACTACATCGATCGCGAAAACAAGAAAGCGCGCCGGTTCGAGCAGCTCACCCCAGAAACCATTCGTTTCGTCGAGGAGATCGAGCGTGTTGCTTCGGCCCCCGTCTCTCTCATCACCACGAGGTTCGACGTGCGCAGCATCATTGATCGGCGGAGCTGGTGA
- the hxsC4 gene encoding radical SAM protein HxsC4, producing MTRAAQTAADPRAITSIAERISGQKDRIHVSIGAVCNNNCVFCMEEDRDGRYENNSAMTTERIRWILEQNQGAEEVCFTSGEPTTRPELPDLVGMAKRMGYRRISVMTNGRRLMHLPYAALLAKAGMNRFYISIHGHTKKLHEGLTRTPESFEQTVAGMDSVAKLKRFGVELHTSTVLTDRNLPHMLDVYRFLREHGVDQVVFNVMQANGRADTYFEQIFPSYTETAAAFRSFLDTVGEAQPQAFLVDIPLCTTEAIPDFNRGYVERHAHYDISRRNTTVLKEQTATRAQQGGGRGLVLLTRQDLDEAERAKRDTCATCRYDGVCEGVWKNYLKRNGWDEFIPIPP from the coding sequence GTGACCCGAGCTGCCCAGACCGCCGCCGACCCACGCGCGATCACCTCCATCGCCGAGCGGATCTCCGGCCAGAAGGACCGGATTCACGTCTCCATCGGCGCCGTCTGCAACAACAACTGCGTCTTCTGCATGGAGGAAGACCGTGACGGCCGCTACGAGAACAACTCCGCCATGACCACCGAGCGTATCCGGTGGATCCTGGAGCAAAATCAGGGCGCGGAGGAGGTCTGCTTCACCTCCGGCGAGCCCACCACCCGGCCCGAATTGCCCGATCTCGTGGGCATGGCCAAGCGCATGGGCTACCGCCGCATCAGCGTGATGACCAACGGGCGCCGCTTGATGCACCTGCCCTACGCCGCGCTCCTCGCCAAGGCGGGCATGAACCGCTTCTACATCTCCATCCACGGCCACACGAAGAAGCTCCACGAGGGTCTCACCCGCACCCCCGAGAGCTTCGAGCAGACGGTGGCCGGCATGGACAGCGTGGCCAAGCTGAAGCGCTTCGGCGTCGAGCTGCACACCTCCACGGTCCTCACCGACCGGAACCTCCCCCACATGCTCGACGTGTACCGCTTCCTCCGGGAGCACGGCGTCGACCAGGTGGTGTTCAACGTCATGCAGGCCAATGGCCGCGCCGACACCTACTTCGAACAGATCTTCCCCTCGTACACCGAGACCGCGGCCGCCTTCCGGTCCTTCCTCGACACCGTGGGCGAGGCGCAGCCCCAGGCCTTCCTCGTCGACATCCCCCTCTGCACCACGGAAGCGATCCCCGACTTCAACCGCGGCTACGTCGAGCGGCACGCCCACTACGACATCTCCCGCCGCAACACCACCGTCCTCAAGGAACAAACCGCCACGCGCGCGCAGCAAGGCGGAGGGCGTGGCCTGGTGCTCCTCACCCGGCAAGACCTCGACGAAGCCGAGCGCGCCAAGCGGGACACCTGCGCGACATGCCGCTACGACGGCGTGTGCGAGGGCGTCTGGAAGAACTACCTCAAGCGCAACGGCTGGGACGAGTTCATCCCCATCCCTCCTTGA
- a CDS encoding sialidase family protein, with amino-acid sequence MTDPASTHPTSSAPSRAPLYIGSTRGLFVARAEGDRYVARPLGRLPLDPDRAWAELARKAAASMGEAGSDVAIPKGGLVVDVQQPGRLYVGTTDAGVYRSDDAGETWTPDSEGLGAMRIWSLVQHPVTGTLYAGTEPANLYQKHPGDARWAPCGSMSSLPRYEEWTSPNQPPLPRVRGIGLDRARPRTIAAAIEEGWIVRSEDGGETWENLTVGMEFDAHSVVLPSEAPEVMLATSGDGFYRSDDAGAHFRRCRQGLDRTYLSPLVMHPARQETLFVFAVRRPPPAWFDPTRGGDGAFYRSDDQGETWRRVGDTPFIPGGSFAACVDPGDPDTVCAGLTDGTVWMTRDGGDHVEHVLEGLGMVWVIAFGLRA; translated from the coding sequence ATGACCGATCCAGCGAGCACCCATCCGACCTCCTCGGCTCCTTCCCGAGCGCCCCTCTACATTGGCTCGACACGGGGCCTCTTCGTCGCCCGGGCAGAGGGCGATCGCTACGTGGCCAGGCCGCTCGGGCGGCTGCCGCTCGATCCCGATCGCGCGTGGGCCGAGCTGGCGAGGAAGGCCGCGGCCTCGATGGGGGAGGCAGGTTCGGACGTGGCGATCCCGAAGGGAGGGCTCGTCGTCGACGTGCAGCAGCCCGGGCGTCTCTACGTGGGGACCACGGACGCTGGCGTGTACCGGAGCGATGACGCAGGAGAGACCTGGACGCCGGACAGCGAGGGCCTCGGGGCGATGCGGATCTGGTCGCTGGTGCAGCACCCGGTGACGGGCACCCTGTACGCCGGCACCGAGCCCGCGAACCTGTACCAGAAGCACCCTGGCGACGCGCGCTGGGCACCTTGCGGGTCGATGTCGAGCTTGCCGCGTTACGAGGAGTGGACCTCGCCGAACCAGCCTCCCTTGCCGCGGGTGAGGGGAATCGGGCTGGATCGAGCGCGGCCGCGCACCATCGCGGCGGCCATCGAGGAGGGCTGGATCGTCCGCAGCGAGGACGGGGGCGAAACGTGGGAGAACCTGACGGTGGGGATGGAGTTCGACGCGCACTCGGTGGTGCTGCCCTCGGAGGCGCCGGAGGTGATGCTGGCGACGAGCGGTGACGGGTTCTACCGGAGCGACGATGCTGGCGCGCACTTCCGGCGGTGTCGGCAAGGGCTCGATCGGACGTACCTGTCTCCGCTGGTGATGCACCCGGCCAGGCAGGAGACGCTCTTCGTGTTCGCGGTGCGCCGTCCGCCGCCGGCGTGGTTCGATCCGACGCGGGGAGGCGATGGCGCCTTCTACCGGAGCGACGACCAGGGCGAGACCTGGCGGCGCGTGGGAGACACGCCGTTCATCCCGGGAGGGAGCTTCGCGGCGTGCGTCGATCCCGGTGATCCGGACACGGTGTGCGCCGGGCTGACCGACGGAACGGTGTGGATGACGCGCGACGGGGGGGACCATGTGGAGCATGTGCTGGAGGGGCTCGGCATGGTCTGGGTGATCGCCTTCGGTCTCAGGGCCTAG
- a CDS encoding MFS transporter: MQPTTPTAPPSQQPAPAPAEEQAGKWTVLAIVAIGVVMATLDTSIVNISLPAIAAHFHVPLSGAIAWVIIAYLVVLAALTLTAGRLADMFGRKAVWIAGLALFTTSSALCGAATSLGMLVAFRGLQGIGGALLMAVSPAMLTRAFPPSERGRALGLNAVFVALGVSAGPTLGGLITAHLSWRYIFYVNVPVGALGILASLTLLTERLRRSHSRFDFPGACLLGGGLAALTGGLSFGQELGWRSPLLLGLLGTALLLLGVLLVHERRHPAPLIDLTLFRHRVFASSSVSLVLSFFALFGGSIMMPFYLEQLRGFSVQTSGLLITPLPLTLAVVAPLSGSLADRLGSRWLTAAGLSLGCAGLLLTGNLDARSSISAIVGSLVVTAIGQGLFQAPNNSALLGAAPTDKQGVASGLLATGRVIGQSMSVALAGAIFPSLGGAFAGHELTRLRESGATPERMAPLEATFSTAFRTTFLVFAAIASLGVLATLVRGREGRRARP; encoded by the coding sequence GTGCAGCCCACGACGCCGACCGCCCCTCCCTCCCAGCAGCCGGCGCCCGCACCCGCCGAGGAGCAAGCCGGCAAGTGGACCGTGCTCGCCATCGTCGCCATCGGCGTCGTCATGGCCACGCTCGACACCTCCATCGTCAACATCAGCCTCCCCGCGATCGCCGCCCACTTTCACGTCCCCCTCAGCGGCGCCATCGCGTGGGTCATCATCGCCTACCTCGTCGTCCTCGCCGCCCTCACCCTCACCGCCGGCCGACTCGCGGACATGTTCGGCCGCAAGGCCGTCTGGATCGCCGGCCTCGCCCTGTTCACCACCAGCTCCGCCCTGTGTGGTGCGGCCACTTCCCTCGGCATGCTCGTCGCGTTCCGCGGCCTCCAGGGCATCGGCGGCGCCCTCCTCATGGCCGTCAGCCCGGCCATGCTCACCCGCGCCTTCCCCCCTTCCGAACGCGGGCGCGCCCTCGGCTTGAACGCCGTCTTCGTCGCCCTCGGGGTCAGCGCCGGCCCGACCCTCGGGGGCCTCATCACCGCCCACCTGAGCTGGCGCTACATCTTCTACGTCAACGTCCCCGTCGGCGCCCTCGGCATCCTCGCCTCGCTCACCCTGCTCACCGAGCGTCTCCGCCGCAGCCACAGCCGCTTCGACTTCCCTGGCGCCTGCCTCCTCGGCGGCGGCCTCGCCGCCCTCACCGGAGGCCTCTCGTTCGGCCAGGAGCTCGGCTGGCGCTCACCCCTCCTGCTCGGCCTCCTCGGCACCGCCCTCCTCCTCCTCGGCGTCCTCCTCGTGCACGAACGTCGTCACCCTGCCCCGCTGATCGACCTCACCCTCTTCCGCCACCGCGTCTTCGCCTCCTCCAGCGTGAGCCTCGTCCTCAGCTTCTTCGCCCTCTTCGGCGGCAGCATCATGATGCCCTTCTACCTGGAGCAGCTCCGCGGCTTCTCCGTGCAGACCTCCGGCCTCCTCATCACCCCCCTCCCCCTCACCCTCGCCGTGGTCGCCCCGCTCAGCGGCTCGCTCGCCGACCGGCTCGGCTCCCGCTGGCTCACCGCGGCGGGCCTCTCCCTGGGGTGCGCAGGCCTCCTGCTCACGGGCAACCTCGACGCCCGCAGCTCGATCTCCGCGATCGTGGGTAGCCTGGTCGTCACCGCGATCGGCCAGGGCCTCTTCCAGGCACCGAACAACAGCGCCCTGCTCGGCGCCGCCCCGACCGACAAGCAGGGCGTCGCCTCGGGCTTGCTGGCGACAGGCCGGGTCATCGGCCAGAGCATGAGCGTCGCGCTCGCGGGCGCCATCTTCCCGAGCCTCGGCGGCGCCTTCGCTGGCCACGAGCTGACCCGCCTCCGCGAGAGCGGCGCCACCCCCGAGCGCATGGCCCCCCTGGAGGCGACCTTCTCCACCGCCTTCAGGACCACCTTCCTGGTCTTCGCCGCCATCGCCTCCCTCGGCGTGCTCGCGACGCTCGTCCGAGGCCGGGAAGGCCGGCGCGCTAGGCCCTGA
- a CDS encoding glutathione S-transferase family protein, with product MTRLHHLPFSPWSEKARWALDHHRVSYETVQHVPLVGDMRLRVLLRKPRGRVTVPILEDQGQIFPDSLSIARHAEAIGTGTPLFPAEHATQVQRWHQFSEELLNAGRGVFALKQADDVQAAQAALPRKLHPAVRSLLAPVARQTMNLFVAKYRIRDSERSHRPVLERLLEGLATVLSDGRQYLVGEQLTYADLAVAPALQMVRPVDKRFMPVGPGGRKAWSNDDLAERFPQLLAWRDALYEAHRS from the coding sequence ATGACGCGGCTCCACCACCTCCCCTTCTCTCCCTGGTCCGAGAAGGCCCGCTGGGCACTCGACCACCACCGGGTTTCCTACGAGACCGTGCAGCACGTCCCCCTCGTCGGCGACATGCGCTTGCGGGTGCTGCTGCGCAAACCGCGCGGGAGAGTGACGGTGCCCATCCTGGAGGACCAGGGCCAGATCTTCCCGGACTCGCTGTCGATCGCGCGCCACGCCGAGGCCATCGGCACGGGGACCCCCCTCTTCCCCGCCGAACACGCGACCCAGGTGCAGCGATGGCACCAGTTCTCGGAGGAGCTCCTCAACGCCGGCCGCGGCGTCTTCGCCCTCAAGCAAGCCGACGACGTGCAGGCCGCTCAGGCGGCGCTCCCCCGCAAGCTGCATCCCGCGGTGCGCAGCCTCCTCGCGCCCGTGGCACGTCAGACGATGAACCTGTTCGTCGCCAAGTACCGGATCCGCGACAGCGAGCGCTCCCACCGGCCCGTGCTGGAGAGGCTCCTCGAAGGCCTGGCCACGGTCCTGTCGGATGGGCGCCAGTACCTGGTCGGGGAGCAGCTGACCTACGCCGACCTCGCCGTGGCGCCTGCCTTGCAGATGGTGAGGCCCGTCGACAAGCGGTTCATGCCGGTCGGCCCTGGCGGACGAAAAGCCTGGTCGAACGACGACCTCGCCGAGCGCTTCCCCCAGCTCCTCGCCTGGCGTGACGCGCTCTACGAAGCGCACCGTTCGTAG
- a CDS encoding DUF7002 family protein, whose amino-acid sequence MGVTPATLVAHYPRLYHMAEAGSWPGILRHGLLSTSSLLDLFEVQGDARYALESSHRPASRKIEHRIHGAAVIRDQLPMDDKGLVRALMDGLTPKAWYELLNGKVFFWLSRARLDTLLQARAYRDKRQTVLTVDTARLLERHAHRTHLSPINSGATKPVPRPRGRDTFLPLSDYPFDSWRAKRGVRDAVVELTVERGVTDIAELVVHVEEVGGGIEPVTLWA is encoded by the coding sequence ATGGGCGTGACACCTGCAACGCTCGTTGCTCACTACCCTCGCCTCTATCACATGGCCGAGGCTGGAAGCTGGCCGGGAATCCTGCGTCATGGCTTGCTCAGCACGAGTTCCCTCCTGGACCTCTTCGAGGTCCAGGGTGACGCCCGATACGCTCTTGAGTCGTCGCATCGGCCGGCGTCCAGGAAGATCGAGCATCGCATCCACGGTGCCGCCGTGATTCGCGATCAGCTACCCATGGACGACAAGGGCCTCGTGCGAGCGCTCATGGACGGACTCACGCCGAAGGCGTGGTACGAGCTGCTGAACGGCAAGGTCTTCTTCTGGTTGTCCCGCGCGAGGCTCGACACGTTGCTCCAGGCACGCGCCTACCGAGACAAGCGCCAGACGGTGCTCACGGTGGACACGGCGCGGCTGCTGGAGCGGCATGCTCATCGCACGCATCTTTCCCCCATCAACAGTGGGGCAACGAAGCCGGTTCCCCGGCCACGTGGGCGCGACACGTTCTTGCCGCTGTCAGACTATCCCTTTGATTCCTGGCGAGCGAAGCGAGGTGTCCGCGATGCCGTGGTCGAACTCACGGTGGAGCGGGGAGTGACCGATATCGCTGAGCTGGTCGTGCATGTCGAAGAGGTGGGCGGGGGAATCGAGCCGGTGACCCTGTGGGCGTGA
- a CDS encoding radical SAM protein translates to MTQAVQDSTFADFQNDALLARGGSEGGPEGMEGAQKVAQHEDAAHEKRNWVRLSYDCNNRCTFCLDSNAHDGTMRKNMDIKVQIIEGRKRGAQRLILSGGEPTMHPNFLDFVRLGKRAGYPKVQTVTNGRMFRYPEFLETAARNGLDEITFSLHGHTAKLHDALVGTPGAFVEEVEGLKAALAAQRFIINIDIVINKQNVRHLPDMLETFISWGVKEFDLLHVIPFGNAWSNARHHLFYDLDGNLQHLQRAFAYARRPDIHIWLNRFPPPYTEGFEELIQDPYKLNDEVRGRREEYDRYLSLGQKLHCREAERCKHCYLQSLCDTLDEAIATRSEETVDVLRFAGEPPLAGKLPTAKVARLVAPDLEGARRLALAAAPAEIELELAEYRGIAEALEPGGMLFGKTLVRCDTARPEALERLLALPGDFEIGVFLTQETAPVLLGLEAEARRRVLVVQRNHDRVTDALDNDVDLPAFFAKLPAEVPVENVPRCLSGRAPRPTRQVLDVEMLGQDARIDMNRYTQRYVADGYYTKALGCKDCVESTRCRGMHINWVRAHSYAGLQPIREGVQEGAVGAVAEAEAKTATALGVAPVQT, encoded by the coding sequence GTGACCCAAGCCGTACAGGACTCGACCTTCGCCGACTTCCAGAACGACGCCCTGCTCGCGCGCGGCGGGTCGGAGGGCGGCCCCGAGGGGATGGAGGGCGCGCAGAAGGTCGCGCAGCACGAGGACGCGGCGCACGAGAAGCGCAACTGGGTGCGGCTGTCGTACGACTGCAACAACCGCTGCACCTTCTGCCTCGACTCGAACGCGCACGACGGGACGATGCGCAAGAACATGGACATCAAGGTCCAGATCATCGAGGGGCGGAAGCGCGGCGCCCAGCGGCTGATCCTCTCCGGGGGAGAGCCGACGATGCACCCCAACTTCCTGGACTTCGTGCGGCTCGGCAAGCGCGCCGGCTACCCGAAGGTGCAGACGGTGACCAACGGGCGCATGTTCCGTTACCCGGAGTTCCTGGAGACGGCGGCGCGCAACGGGCTCGACGAGATCACCTTCTCCCTGCACGGCCACACGGCGAAGCTGCACGACGCGCTGGTGGGGACGCCCGGCGCGTTCGTGGAGGAGGTGGAGGGGCTCAAGGCGGCGCTCGCGGCGCAGCGGTTCATCATCAACATCGACATCGTGATCAACAAGCAGAACGTCCGCCACCTGCCGGACATGCTGGAGACGTTCATCTCCTGGGGCGTGAAGGAGTTCGACCTGCTCCACGTCATCCCGTTCGGGAACGCCTGGAGCAACGCCCGGCACCATCTGTTCTACGATCTCGACGGGAACCTCCAGCACCTGCAGCGCGCGTTCGCGTACGCGCGTCGGCCCGACATCCACATCTGGCTGAACCGCTTCCCGCCGCCGTACACCGAGGGGTTCGAGGAGCTGATCCAGGACCCGTACAAGCTGAACGACGAGGTGCGGGGGCGGCGCGAGGAGTACGACCGGTACCTGTCGCTCGGCCAGAAGCTGCACTGCCGCGAGGCCGAGCGCTGCAAGCACTGCTACCTGCAGAGCCTCTGCGACACGCTGGACGAGGCGATCGCCACCCGGAGCGAGGAGACCGTCGACGTGCTGCGCTTCGCCGGGGAGCCGCCGCTGGCAGGGAAGCTGCCGACGGCGAAGGTGGCGCGGCTGGTGGCGCCGGATCTGGAGGGGGCACGGCGGCTCGCACTGGCGGCAGCACCCGCGGAGATCGAGCTGGAGCTGGCGGAGTACCGCGGCATCGCAGAGGCTCTGGAGCCGGGCGGGATGCTGTTCGGCAAGACGCTGGTCCGCTGCGACACGGCGCGGCCCGAGGCGCTGGAGCGGCTGCTCGCGCTGCCGGGGGACTTCGAGATCGGCGTGTTCCTGACGCAGGAGACGGCGCCGGTGCTGCTCGGGCTCGAGGCGGAGGCACGGCGGCGGGTGCTGGTGGTGCAGCGCAACCACGATCGGGTGACGGACGCGCTGGACAACGATGTGGATCTGCCGGCGTTCTTCGCGAAGCTGCCTGCCGAGGTGCCCGTGGAGAACGTGCCGCGCTGCCTCTCGGGGAGAGCGCCACGGCCGACGCGGCAGGTGCTGGACGTGGAGATGCTGGGGCAGGACGCGCGGATCGACATGAACCGCTACACGCAGCGCTACGTGGCCGACGGCTATTACACCAAGGCGCTGGGCTGCAAGGACTGCGTGGAGAGCACGCGGTGCCGGGGGATGCACATCAACTGGGTGCGAGCGCACTCGTACGCAGGGCTCCAGCCGATCCGGGAAGGGGTCCAAGAGGGGGCGGTCGGCGCCGTCGCGGAAGCGGAGGCGAAGACGGCAACGGCGCTGGGAGTCGCGCCCGTGCAGACCTGA